From Acidimicrobiales bacterium, one genomic window encodes:
- a CDS encoding DNA-formamidopyrimidine glycosylase family protein produces the protein MPELPEIKAHAERLAENWMGAELVGFRPLHLTALKTYAPRPEEAYGLMLTGTGNRGKYLYLRFGEQLTFVVHLMQGGRLRPDAKKAKKPRGGMARWEFADGGALLLTEAGTEHKAGVWLVEGDPDVQQPVDHLGPDADTISREQLVVALHSENTRVHGFLRDQRRIAGIGRLLSNEILFHAKLSPFAMTKKLADADIDRLEASMNEVIARHLEFERSLDDIGRSADRPSAVHHRIGLPCRDCDDEVRSVEYRRYTVAYCPTCQTNGRELADNTTSKFLK, from the coding sequence ATGCCGGAGTTGCCGGAGATCAAGGCGCATGCCGAACGACTCGCCGAGAACTGGATGGGCGCGGAGCTCGTGGGGTTCCGCCCGCTGCATCTCACTGCGCTCAAGACCTATGCGCCTCGGCCCGAGGAGGCCTACGGGCTCATGCTCACCGGCACGGGGAATCGGGGCAAGTACCTCTACCTGCGTTTCGGCGAGCAGCTGACGTTCGTCGTCCATCTCATGCAGGGCGGGCGACTGCGGCCCGACGCGAAGAAGGCGAAGAAGCCCCGCGGTGGTATGGCCCGCTGGGAGTTCGCCGACGGCGGTGCGCTCCTGCTCACCGAAGCGGGGACCGAGCACAAGGCCGGGGTGTGGCTGGTGGAGGGAGACCCCGACGTCCAGCAGCCGGTCGACCATCTCGGGCCCGACGCCGACACGATCAGCCGCGAGCAACTCGTCGTCGCGCTGCACTCGGAGAACACCCGGGTGCACGGCTTCCTGCGCGACCAACGGCGCATCGCCGGCATCGGGCGGCTGCTGTCGAACGAGATCCTCTTCCACGCCAAGCTCTCGCCGTTCGCCATGACGAAGAAGCTGGCCGATGCCGACATCGATCGCTTGGAGGCGAGCATGAACGAGGTGATCGCGCGCCACCTCGAGTTCGAGCGCTCGCTCGACGACATCGGGAGGTCGGCCGATCGCCCCAGCGCCGTGCACCACCGGATCGGGTTGCCGTGCCGGGACTGCGACGACGAGGTGCGATCGGTCGAGTACCGGCGCTACACGGTCGCCTACTGCCCGACATGTCAGACGAACGGGAGAGAGCTCGCCGACAACACGACGAGCAAGTTCCTCAAATAG
- a CDS encoding SCP2 sterol-binding domain-containing protein: protein MAAFASQEWIDDLTRAAAGATIDADIRLTIEQRITGPSPISWHVAFADGVARVAAGPAADPSVTLTSSFETAAAIHAGRLSAQRAFLDGALRIGGDLDVLISHRGALDEIAELLGAAI from the coding sequence GTGGCTGCATTCGCATCTCAGGAGTGGATCGACGACCTCACCCGCGCTGCGGCCGGGGCCACGATCGACGCCGACATCCGGCTCACCATCGAACAGCGCATCACCGGCCCCTCGCCCATCTCGTGGCACGTTGCGTTCGCCGACGGCGTCGCCCGGGTCGCGGCCGGGCCTGCAGCCGACCCGTCGGTCACGCTGACCAGTTCGTTCGAGACCGCGGCAGCGATCCACGCCGGTCGCCTTTCGGCCCAACGCGCCTTTCTCGACGGTGCGTTGAGGATCGGCGGCGATCTCGACGTGCTCATCTCGCACCGTGGCGCCCTCGACGAGATCGCGGAACTGCTCGGCGCTGCTATTTGA
- a CDS encoding RDD family protein, with protein MQTSERPADLGWRIAARVVDIVVFTWLLVFVLVEIDQRLLGGDPLGRRSARLVLDSARPIILLLLLVVVYEIVPAVAWGATPGKALLGLRVRRTSAAGPPWLMALGRAAVLYLPVVFFGAFGFVVPLVLLISVAIAADGRGLHDRLVGTLIVSIPREPDPERS; from the coding sequence TTGCAGACGAGCGAGCGCCCCGCGGACCTCGGATGGCGCATCGCCGCCCGGGTGGTCGACATCGTGGTGTTCACCTGGTTGTTGGTCTTCGTGCTCGTGGAGATCGATCAACGCCTCCTCGGGGGCGATCCGCTCGGTCGCCGGTCGGCGCGGCTCGTGCTGGACTCGGCGCGGCCGATCATCCTGTTGCTGTTGCTCGTCGTCGTCTACGAGATCGTGCCGGCGGTCGCGTGGGGGGCCACGCCCGGCAAGGCGTTGTTGGGGCTCCGAGTCCGGCGCACGAGTGCGGCGGGGCCGCCGTGGTTGATGGCTCTCGGTCGGGCCGCGGTGCTGTATCTACCGGTCGTCTTCTTCGGCGCGTTCGGTTTCGTCGTGCCCCTCGTCCTGCTCATCAGCGTCGCCATCGCGGCCGACGGGAGGGGTCTGCACGACCGCCTGGTCGGTACCCTCATCGTCAGCATTCCCCGCGAGCCCGACCCAGAGAGGAGCTGA
- a CDS encoding di-heme oxidoredictase family protein, translating to MRTVKTLAAVVGLALVLLACGDDGGSESSVAVGAVVPGPDGLRTIRTGGNGTAFDATERAYSLTSRNINHYERQVFADGKVIFEVDWTPVGPQGFGGLGPNFDATACSSCHLDDGRSPGPAADGVLPMGLTVKLLTDDPAAINEFGAVLSARSEDGPGEAVTSVRYEEVVGEFDDGTPYTLRRPVYSVDLTGEGSLPADAVIGIRVAPQLPGMGLLELIPDSELAALADPDDLDGDGISGRLGTATDLLRDEPAVGRFGWTAGQPTVEQQSATALFHDMGLTSRYFPTADCDAWAPCVRVGMPLSTEYNVEEYGDPNFGVQEPAGGEVTDEQLLDLAIYTQTLAVPAPRDLGDPEVERGYELFGTTGCTSCHAGPFTTREGPIQGLSNQVIQPYTDLLLHDLGLGLGDQSLDGTPVPTEWRTPPLWGIGLLDTVSGHTTLLHDGRARGYEEAILWHDGEAAASAAAYRALSAADRAALVRFLESL from the coding sequence GTGCGCACCGTGAAGACCCTTGCCGCCGTCGTCGGACTCGCCCTCGTACTCCTCGCGTGCGGCGACGACGGCGGCTCCGAGTCGTCGGTCGCCGTGGGTGCCGTCGTGCCCGGCCCCGATGGCCTGCGAACCATCCGCACCGGCGGCAACGGGACGGCCTTCGACGCCACCGAGCGGGCCTACAGTCTCACGTCGCGCAACATCAACCACTACGAACGGCAGGTCTTCGCCGACGGCAAGGTGATCTTCGAGGTCGACTGGACCCCCGTCGGCCCGCAGGGGTTCGGTGGGCTCGGGCCGAACTTCGACGCCACCGCGTGCTCGTCGTGCCACCTCGACGACGGTCGGTCGCCGGGTCCGGCGGCCGATGGCGTCCTGCCGATGGGACTCACGGTGAAGCTCCTCACCGACGACCCGGCCGCGATCAACGAGTTCGGCGCCGTCTTGTCGGCCCGCTCCGAGGACGGCCCCGGCGAGGCGGTGACCTCGGTTCGCTACGAAGAGGTCGTCGGTGAGTTCGACGATGGCACGCCCTACACGCTGCGACGGCCGGTCTATTCGGTCGACCTCACCGGCGAGGGGTCGTTGCCGGCCGACGCGGTCATCGGGATCCGGGTCGCGCCACAGCTGCCCGGGATGGGATTGCTCGAGCTGATTCCCGACTCCGAGCTCGCCGCGTTGGCCGACCCCGACGACCTCGACGGCGACGGCATCTCCGGCCGCCTCGGTACGGCCACCGACCTCCTGCGCGACGAACCGGCCGTCGGCCGATTCGGATGGACGGCCGGTCAGCCGACCGTCGAACAGCAGAGCGCCACCGCGCTCTTCCACGACATGGGCCTCACCTCGCGCTACTTCCCGACCGCTGACTGCGACGCGTGGGCGCCGTGCGTGCGCGTGGGGATGCCGCTCTCCACGGAATACAACGTCGAGGAATACGGCGACCCGAACTTCGGCGTGCAGGAGCCGGCCGGCGGAGAGGTCACCGACGAGCAGTTGCTCGACCTGGCGATCTACACCCAGACGCTGGCGGTGCCGGCACCCCGCGACCTCGGCGACCCCGAGGTGGAGCGGGGCTACGAGCTCTTCGGCACCACCGGTTGCACGTCGTGCCACGCCGGACCGTTCACCACCCGTGAAGGGCCTATCCAGGGCCTGAGCAACCAGGTCATCCAGCCCTACACGGATCTACTCCTGCACGATCTCGGTCTCGGCCTCGGTGATCAATCCCTCGACGGCACGCCCGTGCCGACGGAGTGGCGCACGCCCCCGCTGTGGGGCATCGGCCTGCTCGACACGGTGAGCGGTCACACCACCCTGCTGCACGACGGCCGGGCCCGTGGCTACGAGGAAGCGATCCTGTGGCACGACGGCGAGGCCGCCGCGAGTGCGGCGGCCTACCGTGCGTTGTCGGCTGCCGACCGGGCAGCCCTCGTGCGGTTCCTCGAGTCGCTCTGA
- a CDS encoding thioesterase family protein, whose amino-acid sequence MSETTPDFDADTTVTALGDHRYGTTLLDRWNVVAGPNGGYLAALIARAMTTSVDDPARGLRSITTHYLARPDFADVEIAVDVLRQGRSVSSVQATMTQRDRVVCSSIAAFSVPWESTETWSHPLSAHADDDELAFDREPPPVHHNWSGRPIVDAPFFSGEGSPRIGQWIRAAKPRPLDAIELVAIADAIPPAGFPRFTRPAAMPTIDLTVHIRASLPLVDPPDDDRVYAECNTHHVADGFADEDCHIWAADGRLLAQSRQLAITR is encoded by the coding sequence GTGAGTGAGACGACCCCCGACTTCGATGCCGACACGACCGTCACCGCCCTCGGCGATCATCGCTACGGCACCACCCTGCTCGACCGGTGGAACGTGGTCGCCGGCCCGAATGGTGGGTACCTGGCCGCGCTGATCGCCCGCGCGATGACCACGTCGGTCGACGACCCCGCCCGTGGCCTGCGGTCGATCACGACCCACTATCTCGCCCGCCCCGATTTCGCCGACGTGGAGATCGCCGTCGACGTGCTCCGTCAGGGCCGATCCGTGTCGAGTGTGCAGGCGACGATGACACAGCGCGATCGGGTCGTCTGCTCCTCGATCGCCGCGTTCTCGGTCCCGTGGGAATCGACCGAGACATGGTCACACCCGCTGTCGGCGCACGCCGACGACGATGAACTCGCGTTCGACCGGGAACCCCCACCGGTCCATCACAACTGGTCGGGTCGCCCGATCGTCGATGCCCCCTTCTTCAGCGGCGAGGGATCGCCCCGCATCGGGCAGTGGATCCGAGCCGCGAAGCCGCGACCGCTCGATGCGATCGAACTGGTCGCCATCGCCGATGCCATCCCACCTGCGGGCTTTCCCCGGTTCACCCGCCCCGCCGCGATGCCGACGATCGACCTGACGGTCCACATCCGCGCCTCGCTGCCGCTGGTCGACCCGCCCGACGACGACCGGGTCTACGCCGAGTGCAACACGCACCACGTCGCCGACGGGTTCGCCGACGAGGACTGCCACATCTGGGCGGCCGACGGCCGGCTGCTCGCCCAGTCACGCCAACTGGCCATCACCCGCTGA
- a CDS encoding DUF368 domain-containing protein, whose protein sequence is MQKIGAQFARGFLMGAADVVPGVSGGTIALVVGIYQKLIDSIRDGARALGTLLKGDVRGFWTRIKELDFLFLLPLGAGIGTAVVALASVIETQLHDNPENMAGLFFGLVAASVVVALGLLTERTPQGWVLMAGVAVVVFALLGFQQGPIADPSPLLFLGAGSLAICAMILPGISGSFILLMIGMYAAVINTIDERNFANAALVAIGCVIGLALFSSVLGWVMERAFNTVMAALIGLMIGSLRVLWPWPHGVGVISEDQTQVIDGTGLEWPAADEWFQPVALAAVAMVAVLAIARLGKRYSH, encoded by the coding sequence ATGCAAAAGATCGGCGCCCAGTTCGCCCGCGGATTCCTGATGGGAGCTGCCGACGTGGTGCCGGGGGTCTCCGGCGGCACGATCGCACTGGTCGTCGGGATCTACCAGAAGCTGATCGACTCGATCCGAGACGGCGCTCGGGCTCTGGGGACCCTGCTGAAGGGCGACGTCCGAGGCTTCTGGACCCGCATCAAGGAGCTCGACTTCCTCTTCCTCCTGCCGCTCGGCGCCGGGATCGGCACCGCCGTCGTCGCGCTCGCCTCGGTGATCGAGACGCAGCTGCACGACAATCCCGAGAACATGGCCGGCCTGTTCTTCGGCCTCGTGGCCGCCTCGGTCGTGGTGGCGCTCGGCCTGCTGACCGAACGCACGCCACAGGGGTGGGTGCTGATGGCCGGCGTCGCCGTCGTCGTGTTCGCACTCCTCGGCTTCCAGCAGGGCCCGATCGCCGATCCCTCGCCGTTGCTGTTCCTCGGCGCCGGCTCTCTGGCCATCTGCGCCATGATCCTGCCCGGCATCTCCGGGTCGTTCATCCTGCTCATGATCGGGATGTACGCCGCCGTCATCAACACCATCGACGAGCGCAACTTCGCCAATGCCGCTCTGGTCGCGATCGGCTGTGTGATCGGGCTCGCCCTGTTCTCGTCGGTCCTCGGCTGGGTGATGGAACGGGCGTTCAACACCGTGATGGCGGCGCTGATCGGGCTGATGATCGGCTCGCTGCGAGTGCTGTGGCCCTGGCCCCACGGGGTGGGCGTGATCTCGGAGGATCAGACCCAGGTGATCGACGGCACCGGGCTCGAGTGGCCGGCCGCCGACGAGTGGTTCCAACCGGTTGCGCTCGCCGCCGTGGCGATGGTCGCGGTCCTCGCCATCGCCCGCTTGGGCAAGCGCTACTCACACTAG
- a CDS encoding alpha/beta hydrolase, which translates to MTDAAAVPENADALRGRLVDIGEVQLWVDEQGPTAGDPVVLIAGADSPGFRWTPAIVDRLVADGHRVIRFDHRDCGRSTRFGPNDAYLLDDLTADVVSLLDELEIVDAHVIGRSMGGMIGQLLGIDHPERVRSLTIFGSSPAPGDERLGGPDDGFVEAMTTRLFAGPPKDEAGRIEWLVELDEFLSGSLYPLDRERQIALAKAELMTGWVPETGHGVAVHASPGRLERLEAITVPTLVVHGTADPVFPPAHGRALATGIDGAVLVEVEGLGHEVPDALIEELWPVLHHHLRAAAAWRQ; encoded by the coding sequence ATGACGGACGCGGCAGCGGTACCCGAGAATGCCGACGCCCTGCGAGGCCGTCTCGTCGACATCGGCGAGGTCCAGCTCTGGGTCGACGAGCAGGGCCCGACGGCGGGTGATCCGGTCGTGCTCATCGCCGGTGCGGACTCGCCGGGGTTCCGGTGGACGCCGGCCATCGTCGACCGACTCGTCGCCGACGGCCACCGGGTGATCCGCTTCGATCATCGCGACTGCGGACGCTCGACCCGGTTCGGGCCGAACGACGCGTATCTCCTCGACGACCTCACGGCCGACGTGGTCTCGCTCCTTGATGAACTCGAGATCGTCGATGCCCATGTCATCGGTCGTTCGATGGGCGGGATGATCGGCCAGTTGCTGGGCATCGATCATCCGGAGCGAGTCCGTTCGCTGACGATCTTCGGATCGAGTCCGGCGCCGGGCGACGAGCGGCTCGGTGGGCCCGACGACGGCTTCGTCGAGGCGATGACGACCCGCCTGTTCGCCGGCCCACCGAAGGACGAAGCCGGTCGCATCGAGTGGCTGGTCGAGCTCGACGAGTTCCTGAGCGGCTCGTTGTACCCGCTCGATCGGGAACGGCAGATCGCCCTGGCCAAGGCCGAGCTGATGACCGGATGGGTTCCCGAGACCGGGCATGGCGTGGCGGTCCATGCGAGCCCGGGCCGCCTCGAGCGGCTCGAGGCGATCACCGTGCCCACCCTCGTCGTGCACGGAACGGCAGATCCCGTGTTCCCCCCGGCGCACGGGCGGGCCCTGGCGACCGGCATCGATGGCGCCGTCCTGGTGGAGGTGGAGGGTCTCGGACACGAGGTTCCCGACGCCCTGATCGAGGAACTGTGGCCGGTCCTGCACCACCATCTCCGCGCCGCTGCGGCATGGCGGCAGTGA
- a CDS encoding AAA family ATPase — MEIELVDDEATPAAFDAVVGFVDLAGFTAATERLGRLGARGTEELGELINALFTPAIDIVHRVGGEVGWFAGDAIGVLFDRSTTPDGDAVEALLEVSRVIMGMTPVATAAGDLTMAVKIGAAAGPVRWCTVVGDQKLSWFAGEAIDRAADAEHFADPGDLVVHQTVLDAVAGQMTDTTVLAPEFALVASTSAPSLRAATVHPLVGRRSLDHQPPRVARLARSGDAGFLDQHRPVTSMFVRMPQPAHDRATLAGLQEILGAHGGYLSSATEGDKGAVALALFGVPTAVADRQRRALVAALEIRDLLPGASIGITSGRAYAGRVGSDARWDYSLVGDSVNTAARLMQAAGSSEILVDHPTLDGAGAGVVVVDQRSLVLKGKAEPEPTAVVGEVSATEFDGADRGAFVGRDAEAGVLLEVLARSGMAVVVADAGAGKSRLLHHVVSESTTHPLILPMEPGDRSRPFALWRQLLPAVVGVEPSEVLAALEQTFGADPRVPLAGFLLGRSVALDSSFASLDADDRAEVLAGFLVEVLRSRPEQRPILIEDLHWVDDSSLDLLVRMVGRLPGANVTVLATSRPEPQIEELGDDAGVRMIALGPLGPGAMAELAAELWTDLLGSPPSAAVARDLVERSAGNPLFCEQLVSFAHAAGVAPDAPALPSEGALPVTLTDLLLARLDSLPEPAAVAASYAAVFGSSFTVDDLVGAFGGRPGSAQILGGVEILRDQGVVVGLGSHRFAHSLLGEAAYDRLSFGLRGELHLHVVERLEATGSDDVDALARHTASTNDTDRQRKYFRLAGDAAAAQYAHEVSRTWYTALLPLLDGAVFGEIELALGEVEFVAGALVDARDHLRSAVEHLPVEARVGAQATLARVLVGLGEPSEGFDVLEPLIADTEASGDWVGLRVVMETKADLATMLGDVARAEEVEALLDRLRRSLGGEHPAAAPLEFLVPLLWMRGEIEEAAIEYERQFDGFVEQGDLVNAGMNAADLAGLAFERRDLAATFDWMERARDLLERAGHARALVRFVRGNEIVVRLALGDTEGAREVAEERLYDAIELQDPNAVGETLALLSRLVPNGRVDLALRAIAVGSRVANNDLVADAFHALAVAHLDDGAPEVAVDLLGVVLGQFDGAAEVQVELAEAQLRIGGSEAKRAIERLSTLATEAGHLGALAAAALATATGVGRGEAIERCRIERDAFPSAALGRALRGLGIEVTPPALPPPSVVVRGDVAGVAAAVDFADREVAALHDWPTTARTVVDEALIITEGVD, encoded by the coding sequence GTGGAGATCGAGTTGGTCGACGACGAGGCGACGCCGGCAGCGTTCGACGCCGTGGTGGGTTTCGTCGATCTCGCGGGGTTCACCGCCGCGACCGAACGACTCGGTCGGCTCGGCGCGCGGGGCACGGAGGAGCTGGGAGAGCTGATCAACGCGCTCTTCACCCCTGCGATCGACATCGTGCATCGCGTCGGTGGAGAGGTCGGCTGGTTCGCCGGCGACGCGATCGGCGTGCTGTTCGACCGTTCGACGACTCCAGATGGAGACGCGGTGGAGGCGCTGCTCGAAGTGTCTCGCGTGATCATGGGAATGACGCCCGTCGCCACGGCAGCCGGTGACCTCACCATGGCGGTGAAGATCGGTGCAGCCGCAGGCCCCGTGCGCTGGTGCACGGTCGTCGGTGATCAGAAGCTGAGTTGGTTCGCCGGGGAGGCGATCGATCGTGCGGCCGATGCCGAGCACTTCGCCGACCCCGGCGACCTCGTGGTCCATCAGACCGTGCTCGACGCAGTAGCGGGCCAGATGACGGACACCACGGTGCTTGCCCCCGAGTTCGCGCTGGTCGCCTCGACCTCGGCCCCGAGCCTTCGGGCGGCGACCGTGCACCCGCTTGTCGGGCGACGATCACTCGACCACCAGCCACCACGGGTCGCGCGCCTTGCCCGTTCCGGCGATGCCGGGTTCCTCGATCAGCATCGGCCGGTCACCTCGATGTTCGTGCGGATGCCCCAGCCCGCCCACGATCGGGCGACGTTGGCCGGCCTGCAGGAGATCCTCGGCGCCCACGGCGGCTACCTCTCGTCGGCGACCGAGGGGGACAAGGGAGCGGTCGCCCTCGCCCTGTTCGGGGTGCCCACCGCCGTCGCCGACCGTCAGCGGCGCGCCCTGGTCGCAGCGCTCGAGATTCGGGATCTCCTGCCGGGGGCGAGCATCGGGATCACGTCGGGTCGGGCCTACGCAGGGCGCGTCGGCAGCGACGCGCGCTGGGACTACTCGCTCGTCGGTGACAGCGTGAACACGGCTGCGAGGCTGATGCAGGCGGCCGGCTCGTCGGAGATCCTGGTCGACCACCCGACGCTCGACGGCGCCGGTGCCGGGGTGGTCGTGGTCGATCAGCGCTCGTTGGTGCTGAAGGGGAAGGCCGAACCGGAACCCACTGCGGTGGTCGGTGAGGTCTCGGCCACCGAGTTCGACGGCGCCGACCGCGGTGCGTTCGTCGGCCGTGATGCCGAAGCAGGTGTGCTGCTCGAGGTGTTGGCCCGATCAGGGATGGCTGTCGTGGTCGCGGACGCCGGGGCGGGGAAGAGCCGCCTGCTGCACCACGTCGTGAGCGAGTCGACGACCCATCCGCTGATTCTCCCGATGGAACCCGGTGACCGCAGTCGACCGTTCGCACTGTGGCGGCAGTTGTTGCCCGCGGTGGTCGGCGTCGAACCGTCGGAGGTGCTCGCGGCGCTGGAGCAGACGTTCGGAGCCGATCCGCGTGTCCCGCTCGCCGGGTTCCTCCTCGGTCGTTCGGTGGCGCTCGACTCGTCGTTCGCCTCGCTGGATGCCGACGATCGTGCCGAGGTCCTCGCCGGGTTCCTGGTCGAGGTGTTGCGGTCCCGGCCGGAACAACGGCCGATCCTGATCGAGGACCTCCACTGGGTCGACGACTCGTCACTGGACCTTCTCGTGCGGATGGTGGGTCGGCTGCCCGGCGCGAACGTGACCGTTCTCGCCACCAGCCGACCGGAGCCTCAGATCGAGGAGCTGGGCGACGATGCCGGCGTCCGCATGATCGCTCTCGGGCCTCTCGGACCTGGCGCGATGGCGGAGTTGGCCGCCGAGTTGTGGACGGACCTGCTCGGATCGCCGCCGTCGGCGGCCGTGGCTCGCGATCTCGTCGAACGATCGGCAGGCAACCCGCTGTTCTGCGAGCAGCTCGTCTCGTTCGCTCACGCGGCGGGTGTCGCGCCGGATGCTCCGGCCCTCCCGTCCGAGGGCGCGTTGCCGGTCACGCTCACCGATCTCCTGCTCGCCCGCCTCGATTCCCTGCCCGAACCGGCCGCGGTCGCGGCGAGCTACGCGGCAGTGTTCGGGAGCTCGTTCACCGTGGACGATCTGGTCGGCGCGTTCGGCGGACGCCCGGGGTCCGCACAGATTCTCGGCGGTGTCGAGATCCTGCGTGATCAGGGTGTCGTCGTCGGGCTCGGCTCCCATCGGTTCGCCCACTCTCTACTCGGCGAGGCCGCGTACGATCGGCTCAGTTTCGGCCTGCGCGGTGAACTGCACCTGCACGTCGTCGAGCGGCTCGAGGCGACGGGGAGCGACGACGTCGACGCTCTTGCCCGTCACACGGCATCGACGAACGACACCGATCGCCAACGGAAGTACTTCCGGCTCGCCGGCGACGCAGCGGCGGCGCAGTATGCCCACGAGGTTTCGCGCACCTGGTACACCGCGTTGCTCCCGTTGCTCGACGGCGCAGTGTTCGGTGAGATCGAGTTGGCGCTCGGCGAGGTCGAGTTCGTCGCGGGTGCGCTCGTCGACGCTCGTGACCACCTGCGGTCAGCGGTCGAACACCTTCCCGTCGAGGCTCGAGTGGGCGCCCAGGCGACGCTCGCCCGCGTCCTCGTCGGACTCGGCGAGCCGAGCGAGGGCTTCGACGTGCTCGAGCCGTTGATCGCCGACACCGAGGCGAGCGGCGACTGGGTCGGGCTCCGCGTGGTCATGGAGACCAAGGCCGATCTGGCCACGATGCTCGGTGACGTGGCCCGGGCGGAGGAGGTCGAGGCACTGCTCGACCGGCTACGGCGGTCCCTGGGAGGCGAACATCCGGCGGCGGCTCCGCTCGAGTTCCTCGTGCCGCTGCTCTGGATGCGTGGCGAGATCGAGGAGGCGGCGATCGAGTACGAGCGCCAGTTCGACGGTTTCGTCGAGCAGGGTGACCTCGTCAATGCAGGGATGAACGCTGCTGACCTGGCCGGTCTCGCCTTCGAGCGTCGCGATCTCGCAGCGACCTTCGACTGGATGGAACGGGCGCGTGACCTTCTCGAGCGGGCGGGGCACGCGCGGGCGCTGGTGCGATTCGTTCGTGGGAACGAGATCGTGGTCCGGCTCGCGCTCGGCGACACCGAGGGAGCCCGGGAGGTCGCCGAGGAGCGCCTGTACGACGCCATCGAACTCCAGGATCCGAACGCCGTCGGCGAGACACTCGCGCTCTTGTCCCGGCTCGTCCCGAACGGCCGCGTCGACCTGGCCCTGCGGGCGATCGCGGTGGGCAGTCGTGTCGCCAACAACGACCTCGTCGCCGACGCGTTCCATGCACTTGCCGTCGCCCATCTCGACGATGGTGCGCCGGAGGTCGCGGTGGATCTGCTCGGCGTCGTGCTGGGCCAGTTCGACGGCGCCGCGGAAGTGCAGGTCGAACTCGCCGAGGCGCAACTCCGGATCGGCGGGAGCGAGGCGAAACGAGCGATCGAGCGCCTGTCGACCCTCGCGACCGAGGCCGGACACCTCGGAGCGCTCGCTGCCGCGGCGCTGGCCACTGCGACCGGGGTCGGGCGGGGCGAGGCGATCGAACGGTGCCGAATCGAGCGCGACGCGTTTCCGTCGGCGGCGCTCGGTCGGGCGCTGCGAGGACTCGGCATCGAGGTGACGCCGCCTGCCCTGCCCCCTCCCAGTGTGGTCGTGCGGGGAGACGTCGCCGGCGTCGCCGCGGCCGTCGACTTCGCCGACCGGGAGGTCGCTGCGTTGCACGATTGGCCGACGACCGCCCGCACTGTGGTCGACGAGGCCTTGATCATCACGGAGGGTGTCGACTAG
- a CDS encoding succinate dehydrogenase/fumarate reductase iron-sulfur subunit: MLNLKLKIWRQDGPHSQGAFLDVDAKDIPEDASFLEMLDVVNERLIADDVEPITFGHDCREGICGTCGVMINGQAHGPEKATATCQLHMRKFNDGDEIVIEPWKAAAFPVLKDLMVDRRAFDRIVEAGGYISAPTGTPQDANATLIPKEVADTSMDAAACIGCGACVAACPNSAAQLFTSAKLAHLNVLPQGQPERWKRTEAMVETMEDFFGSCTNHGECHEACPKEISLDFIAFMNRDYVKAKVKNRSLASQ, from the coding sequence ATGCTGAACCTCAAGCTGAAGATCTGGCGTCAGGACGGGCCCCACTCGCAGGGGGCATTCCTCGATGTCGACGCGAAGGACATCCCCGAGGACGCTTCGTTCCTCGAGATGCTCGATGTGGTCAACGAGCGTCTGATCGCCGACGACGTCGAACCGATCACGTTCGGCCACGACTGTCGTGAAGGCATCTGCGGTACCTGTGGCGTGATGATCAACGGCCAGGCCCACGGGCCCGAGAAGGCCACGGCCACGTGCCAGCTCCACATGCGCAAGTTCAACGACGGCGACGAGATCGTCATCGAGCCGTGGAAGGCCGCGGCGTTCCCTGTGCTCAAGGATCTGATGGTCGACCGTCGGGCGTTCGACCGCATCGTCGAGGCCGGCGGCTACATCTCCGCGCCGACGGGCACGCCCCAGGACGCCAACGCGACGCTGATCCCCAAGGAGGTCGCCGACACGTCGATGGACGCGGCGGCATGCATCGGCTGCGGCGCCTGCGTCGCGGCCTGCCCCAACTCGGCGGCGCAGCTGTTCACCTCGGCGAAGCTCGCCCATCTCAACGTCTTGCCCCAGGGCCAGCCGGAGCGTTGGAAGCGAACCGAGGCCATGGTCGAGACCATGGAGGACTTCTTCGGATCCTGCACGAACCACGGCGAATGCCATGAGGCGTGCCCGAAGGAGATCAGCCTCGACTTCATCGCCTTCATGAACCGCGACTATGTCAAGGCGAAGGTCAAGAACCGCTCACTGGCTTCGCAGTAG